One part of the Oceanihabitans sp. IOP_32 genome encodes these proteins:
- the infC gene encoding translation initiation factor IF-3 codes for MAIRRRQQPRRVSQEDKHKINSKITAQKVRLVGDNVEIGIYTKGDAMRIANEQELDLVEISPNAEPPVCKVMDYKKFLYEQKKRDKSLKSKATKVTVKEIRFGPQTDEHDYEFKKKHAEKFLKEGAKLKAFVFFKGRSIIFKEQGQILLLRLAQDLEEFGKVEQMPRLEGKRMTMFMTPKK; via the coding sequence ATAGCAATTAGAAGAAGACAACAACCTAGAAGGGTTTCACAAGAGGATAAACACAAAATCAACTCCAAAATTACGGCACAAAAAGTGCGTCTTGTTGGGGATAATGTTGAAATTGGTATTTATACTAAAGGTGATGCTATGAGAATAGCAAATGAGCAAGAATTAGATCTGGTAGAGATATCACCAAATGCAGAGCCTCCTGTATGTAAGGTTATGGATTATAAAAAGTTTCTTTACGAACAAAAGAAACGTGATAAATCTTTAAAGTCTAAAGCCACCAAAGTTACGGTAAAAGAAATCCGTTTTGGACCTCAAACTGATGAACACGATTACGAATTTAAAAAGAAACACGCTGAAAAGTTCTTAAAAGAAGGTGCTAAATTAAAAGCATTCGTTTTCTTTAAAGGCCGTTCGATAATATTTAAAGAACAGGGACAAATCTTATTACTAAGATTAGCGCAAGATCTTGAAGAGTTTGGAAAAGTGGAACAAATGCCTCGTTTAGAAGGTAAGCGTATGACTATGTTTATGACCCCAAAGAAATAA
- the rpmI gene encoding 50S ribosomal protein L35: MPKMKTKSSAKKRFKLTGTGKIKRKHAFKSHILTKKSKKRKKALTKMTLVHEADLNNVKLMLRLK, encoded by the coding sequence ATGCCTAAAATGAAAACCAAATCTAGTGCTAAAAAGCGTTTTAAGCTTACAGGCACTGGTAAAATTAAAAGAAAACACGCTTTTAAGAGTCATATCTTAACGAAAAAATCTAAAAAGCGTAAGAAAGCCTTAACTAAAATGACTTTAGTTCATGAGGCAGACTTAAATAATGTTAAACTCATGTTACGTTTAAAGTAA
- the rplT gene encoding 50S ribosomal protein L20 codes for MPRSVNSVAKRARRKKVIKQAKGYFGRRKNVWTVAKNAVDKAMQYSYRDRRNKKRTFRKLWITRINAGAREHGLSYSQFMGALKANDIQLNRKVLADLAMNNPEAFKAVVEKIK; via the coding sequence ATGCCAAGATCAGTAAATTCTGTAGCTAAAAGAGCCCGAAGAAAAAAGGTGATTAAGCAAGCAAAAGGTTACTTCGGACGTCGTAAAAACGTTTGGACAGTAGCAAAAAATGCGGTTGACAAAGCGATGCAATACTCGTATAGAGATCGTAGAAACAAAAAGAGAACATTCCGTAAACTATGGATTACGCGTATTAACGCAGGAGCCAGAGAGCACGGTTTATCTTATTCTCAATTTATGGGAGCCTTAAAAGCTAATGACATTCAATTAAACCGTAAGGTTTTAGCAGATTTAGCTATGAATAACCCGGAAGCTTTTAAAGCTGTAGTAGAGAAAATTAAATAA
- a CDS encoding HAD family hydrolase, with product MDLSKIKLVVTDLDGTLLNSKQEVSAQFTELFNQLLAHNIVFVAASGRPQYSIIKKLHTIKNDITIVSDNGALVSKNNDVILSSPLKKTKLAQVIRLINALKHTHPVYCGKNKAFVNSDSKNLIALLEEYYPDYEFIENANTITEDIYKVALFHEENSEKHIYPFVKHLEQDFKVKTSAHHWVDISDKLAHKGYAIRMLQERLNISFEETMVFGDYNNDIEMLKRGYFSYAMENAHETVKKIARFKTKTNNELGVEYVLQQLICAKNKLKPNGV from the coding sequence ATGGATTTATCTAAAATAAAATTAGTTGTTACCGATTTGGACGGCACCCTACTAAATTCAAAACAAGAAGTGAGTGCACAGTTTACAGAATTGTTTAACCAACTATTGGCACATAATATTGTTTTTGTTGCCGCTAGTGGCAGACCACAATATAGCATCATAAAAAAACTACATACCATAAAAAATGATATTACCATAGTATCGGATAATGGTGCGCTAGTTTCCAAAAATAACGATGTTATTTTATCTTCCCCTTTAAAAAAAACCAAGCTGGCTCAAGTTATCCGTTTAATTAACGCCCTAAAACATACTCACCCCGTTTATTGCGGAAAAAACAAAGCATTTGTAAACAGTGATTCTAAAAACCTTATAGCACTTTTAGAAGAGTATTATCCCGATTACGAGTTTATTGAAAATGCAAATACTATAACAGAGGATATTTATAAGGTAGCACTTTTTCATGAAGAAAATTCTGAAAAACATATTTATCCTTTCGTAAAACATTTAGAACAGGACTTTAAAGTAAAAACATCGGCACATCACTGGGTAGACATATCGGACAAATTAGCTCACAAAGGATACGCCATTAGAATGCTTCAAGAGCGTTTAAATATTTCTTTTGAAGAAACTATGGTTTTTGGAGACTATAACAACGATATCGAAATGTTAAAACGTGGCTATTTTAGTTACGCCATGGAAAATGCTCATGAGACGGTTAAAAAAATTGCGCGTTTTAAGACCAAAACAAATAATGAATTGGGCGTAGAATACGTATTACAACAATTAATTTGTGCAAAAAACAAGTTAAAACCAAATGGAGTATAA
- a CDS encoding secondary thiamine-phosphate synthase enzyme YjbQ: MKFFQKHITLTPRSRGFHLITDEIINAISEIHLIKIGVLQVFIKHTSASLTINENADYTVRNDFESHFNVMIPENAPYYEHVYEGIDDMPAHIKASVLGASVQIPISNGELNLGVWQGIYLCEHRNHANSRALVITAFGQ, encoded by the coding sequence ATGAAATTTTTTCAAAAACACATAACATTAACACCGCGCTCTAGAGGATTTCATTTAATAACAGATGAAATTATTAATGCAATTTCAGAAATACATCTTATTAAAATTGGAGTACTTCAAGTGTTTATAAAACATACTTCTGCAAGTTTAACTATAAACGAAAATGCCGATTATACGGTAAGAAATGATTTTGAAAGTCATTTTAATGTCATGATACCCGAAAATGCTCCTTATTACGAACATGTTTATGAAGGTATTGACGATATGCCCGCACATATTAAGGCATCTGTTTTAGGGGCGTCTGTGCAAATTCCTATTTCTAATGGGGAACTTAATTTAGGAGTTTGGCAAGGCATTTATTTATGTGAACATCGAAACCATGCCAATTCAAGAGCTTTAGTGATTACTGCTTTTGGACAATAA
- a CDS encoding universal stress protein, translating into MNKILLPTDFSENSINAIHYALELFKNTHCDFYFFNVQKASSYISGDMMTVSSTTSVYQTLIDEAQKSISQLISDMKSKYRNNKHLFHSVVDYDDFIDAVNQVSENHNIDLIIMGTKGASGLKKILFGSNTVKIMQRSNLPVLAIPSGYSFQGVEKIAFVNSNFKLINTNNFKPLEDIMTVQNSTLDILHLSDQRQEGYSQEEAQDFFNTIFKEAKHEFINTSIETMYDDVHDYIVNNNIKVLAMVDKKHSFFERLFKIQDIQRFAFNIDIPFLVMRNTAL; encoded by the coding sequence ATGAATAAGATATTATTACCAACAGATTTTTCTGAAAACTCTATAAATGCAATCCATTATGCTCTGGAGTTATTTAAAAATACGCACTGCGATTTTTACTTTTTTAACGTACAGAAAGCCTCTTCGTATATTTCTGGAGACATGATGACGGTTTCCTCAACTACAAGTGTTTATCAAACCTTGATTGATGAGGCTCAAAAATCTATATCGCAACTTATCTCTGATATGAAATCGAAATACCGTAATAATAAGCATCTATTTCACTCGGTTGTAGATTACGACGATTTTATTGACGCTGTTAATCAAGTCTCAGAAAATCATAATATCGACTTAATTATTATGGGAACAAAGGGTGCATCTGGTTTAAAGAAAATTCTTTTCGGTAGTAATACCGTAAAAATCATGCAGCGTAGTAATCTTCCTGTTCTTGCTATTCCGTCTGGATATAGTTTTCAGGGTGTTGAAAAAATCGCTTTTGTAAATTCAAATTTCAAATTGATTAATACCAACAATTTTAAGCCCCTTGAAGATATAATGACCGTGCAAAATTCGACTTTAGATATTTTACATCTTTCAGATCAACGACAAGAGGGTTATAGTCAAGAAGAAGCTCAAGACTTTTTCAATACGATTTTTAAAGAGGCTAAGCACGAATTTATTAATACTTCGATTGAAACAATGTATGATGATGTTCATGATTATATTGTTAACAATAATATTAAAGTATTAGCAATGGTAGATAAAAAACATTCTTTTTTTGAACGTCTTTTTAAAATTCAAGACATTCAACGGTTTGCTTTTAATATTGATATTCCCTTTTTAGTGATGAGAAACACAGCCCTTTAA
- a CDS encoding M28 family metallopeptidase, giving the protein MKKIGLLFFSALLIVSCSSSQNKKLGIDPSQYAETITATELEKMLFIYASNEFEGRSTGELGQKKAIEFIKNNYIDAKISSPLGDGDYFQTIPEAYFNGKAKASENVLAYIKGSKKPEEVIVISAHLDHIGIASNGDINNGADDNGSGTVAIIEIARAFKAAEIDGYGPERSILFLHVTGEEIGLFGSRYYTEVEPVFPLANTVANLNIDMIGRVDSKHKNGDNYLYLIGSDRLSKALHDVSEAVNKKYVNLKLDYTYNDLNDPNRFYYRSDHYNFAKNNIPVIFYFNGTHDDYHRPTDTPDKINYKFLETRTRLIFYTAWELANREERVPLD; this is encoded by the coding sequence ATGAAAAAAATTGGTTTATTATTTTTTAGTGCACTATTAATAGTGTCCTGCAGCTCTTCTCAAAATAAAAAGTTAGGGATTGACCCTAGCCAGTACGCCGAAACCATAACAGCCACCGAACTCGAAAAGATGTTATTCATATACGCATCTAATGAGTTTGAAGGACGAAGTACGGGTGAACTTGGACAAAAAAAAGCCATTGAATTTATTAAAAACAATTATATAGATGCCAAAATCTCGTCACCTCTTGGTGATGGTGACTATTTTCAAACTATACCCGAAGCTTATTTTAACGGTAAAGCGAAAGCATCAGAAAATGTTCTTGCGTATATAAAGGGCTCTAAAAAACCAGAAGAAGTAATTGTAATATCTGCACATCTAGACCATATTGGGATAGCTTCAAATGGCGACATTAACAATGGTGCAGACGATAATGGTTCGGGCACGGTAGCTATCATAGAAATTGCCAGAGCTTTTAAAGCTGCCGAGATCGATGGTTATGGTCCCGAGCGTTCTATTCTTTTTTTACATGTAACTGGCGAAGAAATTGGGTTGTTTGGCTCGCGATATTACACCGAGGTAGAGCCCGTATTTCCTTTAGCGAATACTGTTGCTAATTTAAATATAGATATGATTGGTCGTGTGGATTCTAAACATAAAAATGGAGATAATTATTTATACCTCATTGGATCGGATCGATTAAGTAAAGCCTTGCACGATGTTTCGGAAGCTGTAAATAAGAAATATGTAAACCTTAAATTAGACTATACGTACAACGATTTAAACGATCCTAATCGTTTCTATTACCGATCAGATCATTACAATTTTGCTAAAAACAACATCCCAGTAATCTTTTATTTTAATGGTACTCATGACGATTATCACAGACCAACAGATACTCCAGATAAAATAAACTATAAGTTTCTAGAAACCCGTACACGTTTAATTTTTTATACCGCTTGGGAGTTAGCTAATCGTGAAGAGCGGGTGCCCTTGGATTAA
- the bshB1 gene encoding bacillithiol biosynthesis deacetylase BshB1, whose product MKLDILAIGAHPDDVELGCGATIAKEIAHGKKVGIIDLTRGELGTRGTAETRAIESSNASKILGIAVRENLGFADGFFVNDRQHQLEVIKMIRKYKPEIVLCNAVEDRHIDHAKGSQLVSDSCFLSGLVKIETTLDKDLQEPWRPKQVYHYIQWKNLEPDVVVDVSDFIEVKMKAVLAYKTQFFDASSKAPQTPISSKNFTESVNYRARDLGRLIGVEFAEGFTTERYPAVDSLFDLK is encoded by the coding sequence ATGAAATTAGATATTCTTGCTATTGGTGCGCATCCAGACGATGTGGAATTGGGTTGTGGAGCTACCATAGCCAAAGAAATAGCCCATGGTAAAAAGGTAGGGATTATAGATTTAACTCGTGGCGAATTGGGTACTAGAGGTACTGCTGAAACTAGAGCAATAGAGTCTAGCAATGCATCTAAAATATTGGGAATTGCGGTTAGAGAGAATCTAGGTTTCGCTGACGGTTTTTTTGTCAATGATAGGCAGCACCAATTAGAAGTTATTAAAATGATTCGCAAATATAAACCCGAAATTGTGCTTTGTAATGCTGTAGAAGATCGACATATAGATCACGCTAAAGGAAGTCAATTGGTTAGTGATTCTTGTTTTTTAAGCGGATTAGTTAAAATCGAAACGACTCTTGACAAGGATTTACAAGAACCTTGGCGTCCAAAACAGGTTTACCATTATATTCAATGGAAAAATTTAGAGCCAGATGTTGTGGTAGATGTTTCCGATTTTATCGAAGTTAAAATGAAGGCGGTTTTAGCGTATAAAACTCAGTTTTTCGACGCCTCAAGTAAAGCGCCCCAAACACCAATATCTAGTAAAAATTTCACCGAAAGTGTAAATTATAGAGCTCGAGATTTAGGGCGATTAATTGGTGTTGAGTTTGCAGAAGGCTTTACAACAGAACGTTACCCTGCAGTAGATAGTTTGTTCGATTTAAAGTGA
- the rlmF gene encoding 23S rRNA (adenine(1618)-N(6))-methyltransferase RlmF, giving the protein MIFGKDIRLLNKHLNKLFCSFELSIKQLIIKTKSNFHEKNKHRAGYHLEVLCACMPQLKEFVFLNKFDTKTIDFANPKAVKALNTALLKQHYHIHYWEFPDINLCPPIPGRVDYIHHISQLLETANITNNIKVLDIGTGATCIYPILGVAEYNWTFVGSDIDTKSIETAQNIINKNKLNTHISLRHQKNPAQILKGILNEQDRFSISICNPPFYKSEREALEATRRKLKGLNREGAEVVRNFAGTHNELWYKGGEKAFIHNYLYESSLFREQCIWFSTLVSKKELLKDFYSSLKKLGASTIETIPMKQGNKLSRIVAWTFE; this is encoded by the coding sequence ATAATTTTTGGCAAAGATATTAGATTACTTAATAAACACCTAAACAAACTATTTTGTAGTTTTGAATTATCCATAAAACAACTAATTATCAAAACAAAATCAAATTTTCACGAGAAAAACAAACATAGGGCTGGATACCATTTAGAGGTTTTATGTGCGTGTATGCCCCAATTAAAAGAATTTGTGTTTTTAAATAAATTCGACACTAAAACCATTGATTTTGCGAATCCTAAAGCGGTAAAAGCATTAAATACGGCGTTGTTAAAGCAGCATTATCACATACATTATTGGGAGTTTCCAGATATTAATTTGTGTCCGCCAATTCCTGGTCGGGTAGATTATATTCACCATATATCACAGCTTTTAGAAACAGCGAATATTACAAATAACATTAAAGTCCTGGATATTGGTACAGGAGCTACTTGTATTTATCCTATTTTGGGAGTTGCAGAGTATAATTGGACTTTTGTGGGATCGGATATTGATACAAAATCTATAGAAACTGCCCAGAACATCATTAATAAGAATAAATTAAACACTCATATTTCTTTAAGACACCAAAAAAATCCTGCTCAAATTCTTAAAGGAATTTTAAATGAACAAGATAGATTCTCAATTTCTATTTGTAATCCACCATTTTATAAATCTGAAAGAGAAGCCTTAGAAGCAACTAGAAGAAAACTGAAGGGATTAAATAGGGAAGGGGCTGAGGTGGTTAGAAACTTTGCTGGCACCCATAATGAACTTTGGTATAAAGGTGGTGAAAAAGCATTTATTCACAATTATTTATACGAAAGTTCTTTATTTAGAGAACAATGTATTTGGTTTAGCACCTTAGTGTCTAAAAAAGAATTGTTAAAAGATTTTTACAGCTCTTTAAAAAAGTTAGGAGCTAGCACTATTGAAACCATACCTATGAAACAGGGTAATAAATTATCGCGTATTGTGGCCTGGACCTTCGAATAA
- a CDS encoding HAD family hydrolase — protein sequence MLKAVIFDMDGVIVNSEPLHHKAYDKMFNEVGIQVSDALYQSFTGQATYPICETLCQTFGLNQSPEELVAIKRKHFKYLFDNDDSFQLIDGVLELIRDYHSNGLKLVLASSASMPNINRIFERFNLDQYFVDKLSGADLKASKPHPEIFINAAKSSGFDRASCLVIEDSTNGIKAANAAQIFCVGFNSGYSNNQDYSTADKVISDFKDIHYNKIKDLLK from the coding sequence ATGTTAAAAGCTGTAATATTTGATATGGATGGGGTAATTGTGAATAGTGAACCCCTGCATCACAAAGCGTATGATAAAATGTTTAATGAGGTAGGTATTCAAGTGTCTGATGCGCTTTACCAATCGTTTACCGGTCAAGCGACATATCCTATATGCGAAACGTTATGTCAAACTTTTGGTCTTAATCAATCTCCAGAAGAATTAGTTGCTATTAAACGCAAGCATTTTAAATATTTATTTGATAATGATGACAGTTTTCAACTTATTGACGGCGTTTTAGAATTGATTCGAGATTACCACAGCAATGGATTAAAACTGGTATTAGCATCGTCGGCATCTATGCCCAATATTAATAGAATCTTTGAACGTTTTAACCTAGACCAGTATTTTGTTGATAAACTAAGTGGAGCCGATTTAAAAGCCTCAAAACCGCATCCAGAAATATTTATAAACGCGGCTAAATCTTCTGGTTTTGATAGAGCGTCTTGCCTGGTTATTGAAGATTCTACCAACGGTATAAAAGCCGCAAACGCAGCTCAAATTTTTTGTGTTGGATTTAATAGCGGGTATTCTAACAACCAAGATTACTCGACAGCTGATAAAGTGATCTCAGATTTTAAAGACATTCATTACAATAAAATAAAAGACCTTTTAAAATAA
- the mscL gene encoding large conductance mechanosensitive channel protein MscL: MKLFKEFKEFAVKGNMMDMAIGIIIGAAFNQVIDVLVKKVLLPPLSLLTDGVHFNDKRIILRDAVLSADNTILKNEVAIGYGAFAEAFLDFLIVGFAVFIAVKFMNRLRKKSQDTKDTSIATPKDIELLSKLTDLMEEQNTLLKSKK; encoded by the coding sequence ATGAAATTATTTAAAGAATTTAAAGAGTTTGCTGTAAAGGGCAATATGATGGACATGGCTATTGGTATTATTATTGGCGCTGCATTTAATCAAGTAATCGATGTTTTGGTTAAAAAAGTGTTATTACCACCATTATCCTTATTAACCGATGGGGTACATTTTAACGATAAGCGTATTATACTAAGAGATGCTGTGCTAAGTGCAGATAATACGATTCTTAAAAACGAAGTGGCTATTGGTTACGGCGCTTTTGCCGAAGCTTTTTTAGATTTTCTAATAGTGGGTTTTGCCGTTTTTATTGCCGTTAAATTTATGAATCGCTTGCGTAAAAAATCGCAGGACACTAAAGACACTTCAATTGCTACACCAAAAGATATTGAATTGCTCTCTAAACTTACAGATTTGATGGAAGAGCAAAATACGCTCTTGAAGTCAAAAAAATAA
- a CDS encoding transcriptional regulator has protein sequence MTSIITGDIINSKKSAPKQWLEGLKTVLNYFGSSPLIWEIYRGDSFQVEVKPKDALKASILIKAAIKQFEIIDVRLAIGIGDKTYQSEKITESNGSAFVNSGECFEALKKTTLAIKTPFKTFDKPINIMLELALLTMNNWTPTTAILVKTTLENPELNQMQLAKHFGKTQGNISQGLKRAGFDEISSLLEYYNTEIQKLCSHYS, from the coding sequence ATGACAAGTATAATAACTGGAGATATCATAAACTCTAAAAAAAGCGCTCCAAAACAATGGTTAGAGGGTCTTAAAACGGTTTTGAATTATTTTGGAAGCTCGCCATTAATATGGGAAATATACAGAGGTGATAGTTTTCAGGTAGAAGTTAAGCCAAAAGATGCGTTAAAAGCCAGTATTTTAATTAAGGCCGCAATAAAACAATTTGAAATAATTGATGTCAGACTCGCCATTGGTATAGGAGATAAAACCTATCAATCTGAAAAAATCACAGAATCCAACGGTAGTGCCTTTGTGAATTCTGGCGAATGTTTTGAAGCCTTAAAAAAAACCACGCTTGCCATAAAAACACCTTTTAAAACTTTTGACAAGCCTATAAATATCATGTTGGAATTAGCCTTATTAACTATGAATAATTGGACGCCAACAACTGCAATATTAGTTAAAACAACACTTGAAAACCCAGAATTAAACCAAATGCAACTCGCTAAACATTTTGGTAAAACACAAGGAAATATTAGCCAAGGTCTTAAGCGTGCTGGTTTTGATGAGATTTCAAGCTTGTTAGAGTACTACAACACCGAAATACAAAAGCTATGCTCACATTATTCATAA
- a CDS encoding DUF3307 domain-containing protein has translation MLTLFIKLILAHFIGDFLLQPDKWVAHKETHKHKSKFLYGHILVHTGALILVLQADFNYWLGILIIIASHYIIDIIKLNLTNVINNRLLFSLDQCAHIIIIAVVVNIYEPFNFSINSLYNSKFMLLITCLLGVTVVSSTIMKIVISKWYLKENNSDKSLEHAGAYIGILERLFVFGFIIMNYWAGIGFLITAKSVFRFSDLSKAKDRKLTEYILIGTLMSFGLAIVFGLGYRYLLNLLDI, from the coding sequence ATGCTCACATTATTCATAAAATTAATTTTAGCGCACTTTATTGGCGATTTTTTATTGCAACCCGACAAATGGGTTGCTCACAAAGAAACCCACAAGCATAAATCGAAGTTTTTATATGGGCATATTTTAGTTCATACCGGCGCATTAATTCTGGTTTTGCAGGCCGATTTTAACTACTGGTTGGGAATTTTAATCATTATTGCTTCACATTACATTATAGACATCATCAAGTTAAACCTCACGAATGTTATTAATAACAGACTTCTTTTTAGTTTAGATCAATGTGCACATATCATAATAATCGCTGTGGTTGTTAATATCTACGAGCCTTTTAACTTTAGTATAAATTCGCTTTACAACTCCAAATTTATGTTATTAATTACATGCTTGTTGGGGGTTACTGTAGTCTCATCTACAATCATGAAAATTGTTATTTCCAAATGGTATTTAAAGGAAAATAATAGTGACAAATCTCTAGAACACGCTGGCGCCTATATTGGTATTTTAGAACGTTTGTTTGTATTTGGCTTTATAATCATGAATTATTGGGCGGGTATAGGATTCTTAATAACCGCAAAATCGGTATTTCGTTTTAGTGATTTATCGAAAGCTAAAGACCGTAAGTTAACCGAATATATCCTTATCGGAACTTTAATGAGTTTTGGATTAGCTATCGTTTTCGGATTAGGATACAGATACCTTTTAAACCTGCTTGACATTTAA